A single window of Nocardia sp. NBC_01327 DNA harbors:
- a CDS encoding SRPBCC family protein, giving the protein MTEVKIVAECAASAESAFAYVNDYRNLPRFISEIKAFEPLTEQTEGVGATFDGTIGLGPVSLHSTIKIVRHEPGLAIAVKSIKGFEIESTFLFHDKGEESCTIDAIVDYRVPGGLAGKLLGRTIEPFVKLAVKGSTHNLVTQVTAFHLARTEA; this is encoded by the coding sequence ATGACCGAAGTCAAGATCGTCGCGGAATGCGCCGCGTCGGCCGAATCGGCCTTCGCCTATGTCAACGATTACCGGAATCTGCCCCGATTCATCAGTGAGATCAAGGCCTTCGAACCGCTCACCGAGCAAACAGAAGGCGTCGGCGCCACCTTCGACGGCACCATCGGCCTGGGGCCGGTATCGCTGCATTCGACCATCAAGATCGTGCGGCACGAACCCGGCCTCGCCATTGCCGTGAAGTCCATCAAGGGCTTCGAAATCGAATCCACCTTCCTTTTCCACGACAAGGGCGAGGAATCCTGCACCATCGACGCCATCGTCGATTACCGGGTGCCCGGCGGCCTGGCCGGAAAGCTGCTCGGCCGCACCATCGAGCCGTTCGTGAAACTCGCCGTGAAGGGTTCCACGCACAATCTGGTCACCCAGGTCACCGCCTTCCACCTCGCGCGCACCGAAGCCTGA
- a CDS encoding copper resistance D family protein codes for MNRSDRTDRPRERGTTGGSSSSIWLLLLIVPLGLGGALLAWLLAAGDPVQAEASVRVLADCAGATVLGLAALPRLSERLEPPWRTLTVVAGLWAAMEFAMLVLEAGEVQGIPVARLGAGQFGDYLTTVSGGQIGIALLIGSGAVAVYSAFGFRYADRVTADLVLVFTAVTLALRPITGHMSQQMFGSVLGAVHALAASAWFGVLLALALTVRTRGEWAVLLPRYSRWAAPLAGIVTATGLVNGLVRLGGLTPFVTTGYGRILLAKTVILVALLAMGWWWRRTWVPLATEHRMDAESSLRRAIFEVLLMAVVFGLAATLAVTA; via the coding sequence GTGAATCGATCGGACCGCACCGATCGTCCCAGGGAGCGCGGGACGACCGGCGGCAGCAGCTCATCGATATGGCTACTGCTGCTGATCGTTCCGCTCGGCCTGGGCGGTGCGCTACTGGCCTGGCTGCTGGCGGCCGGCGATCCCGTCCAGGCGGAGGCCTCGGTGCGGGTGCTGGCGGACTGCGCGGGCGCAACCGTGCTCGGACTGGCCGCCCTACCGCGACTGTCCGAGCGACTGGAACCGCCGTGGCGGACGCTCACCGTGGTCGCCGGTCTCTGGGCGGCCATGGAATTCGCCATGCTGGTGCTGGAAGCCGGTGAGGTGCAGGGCATTCCGGTGGCCCGCCTGGGCGCCGGGCAGTTCGGCGACTACCTCACCACGGTGAGCGGCGGGCAGATCGGTATCGCACTGCTCATCGGCAGTGGTGCGGTGGCGGTGTACAGCGCCTTCGGTTTTCGCTATGCCGACCGGGTGACGGCGGATCTGGTGCTGGTGTTCACGGCGGTCACCCTCGCCCTGCGCCCGATCACCGGGCATATGTCGCAGCAGATGTTCGGGTCGGTGCTGGGGGCGGTGCACGCGCTGGCCGCGTCCGCCTGGTTCGGGGTGCTGCTGGCCCTGGCCCTGACCGTCCGCACCCGCGGCGAATGGGCGGTGCTACTGCCGCGCTATTCGCGCTGGGCGGCGCCGCTGGCGGGAATCGTGACCGCGACCGGCCTGGTGAACGGACTGGTCCGCCTCGGCGGCCTGACCCCGTTCGTCACCACCGGGTACGGCCGGATCCTGCTGGCGAAGACCGTGATCCTGGTCGCGTTGCTGGCCATGGGCTGGTGGTGGCGGCGCACCTGGGTGCCGCTCGCGACCGAACATCGCATGGACGCGGAATCCTCTTTGCGCCGTGCGATTTTCGAAGTACTACTGATGGCGGTGGTGTTCGGTCTGGCGGCCACGCTGGCGGTCACCGCGTAG
- the lysX gene encoding bifunctional lysylphosphatidylglycerol synthetase/lysine--tRNA ligase LysX: MTSTQDRQHQDIAYRPETRSPEVPHRGHGRLREVPHVAGTILGVYALLCALWSISPGLRFLTQSLRHYLDTYYFDSPDTSLVWALVVGLLAGATASRKRIAWWLLCGYMAVFSIANALDFASEGDLNALVALVVHLSVIAVLIAAWSEFYTRVRSGAIVRAVGVLAGGLALGCVAGWGLVQLFPGSLPADEQRPLWAVSRVTGAILVSNDDFDGHPPHLVNLLLGLFGAVALLAAVAVLFRSQRASNALTGLDESALRGLLERSDVEDSLGYFATRRDKAVVFAPNGQAALTYRVELGVCLASGDPIGQKESWPHAIDAWLRLADQYGWAPAVMGASELGATAYRRAGLSALRLGDEAILETRTFSLAGPEMKQVRQAVNRLAKQGITVRVRRHKELEPEEMREVLRRADAWRDTETERGFSMALDRLGDPLDGDCLLVEAVDADDRVLGLLSLVPWGRTGVSLDVMRRDRQSPNGVMELMISKLALNSEQYGITRISLNFAVFRAVFEEGGRIGAGPVLRLWRGVLMFFSRWYQLEALYRSNVKYQPDWVPRFSLFEERRHLPRVAIASALAEGFLPRFGKEPDVSAHTGLRSSVPPTMTGLHADGSLPDLPPEDLEESGPRRPEQVRVRMDKLKRLEDSGVDAYPVAYPPTHTVTAARNSPMGTTVRVCGRLLRIRDYGGVTFALLRDWSGEIQLVIDRGRVGADRSADFDQFFDLGDLIEMSGQIGRSRSGELSLLAADWRMLGKCLHPLPDKWKGLADPEARVRQRYVDMAINTDIREVMAKRSAVVRSLRDTLHGWGFMEVETPVLQQVHGGANATPFTTHINAYDLDLYLRIAPELYLKKLCVGGMEKVFELGRVFRNEGVDYSHNPEFTILEAYEAHSDYERMMHACRQLIQEAAVAANGKMVAMRPGADGTLAEVDISGDWPVKTVHGAVSDKLGETITPDTDEDRLRVLCDKAGVPWQLGWDAGQLVLEMYEHLVESETQEPTFYIDFPTSVSPLTRAHRHIAGVTERWDLVAWGVELGTAYSELTDPVEQRKRLTEQSMLAAGGDPEAMELDEDFLQALEHAMPPTGGLGVGVDRVIMLLTGRSIRETLPFPLVKPRTG, encoded by the coding sequence GTGACTTCGACGCAGGACCGGCAACACCAGGACATCGCATACAGACCGGAGACGCGGTCGCCTGAGGTGCCGCACCGCGGACACGGCCGTCTCCGTGAGGTTCCACATGTCGCTGGGACGATTCTGGGCGTCTACGCCCTCCTTTGCGCACTGTGGAGTATTTCGCCCGGTCTGCGCTTCCTGACCCAGTCGCTACGGCACTATCTCGACACCTACTACTTCGACTCGCCGGACACCTCGCTGGTCTGGGCGCTGGTGGTGGGTCTGCTGGCCGGCGCCACCGCGAGCCGCAAGCGCATCGCCTGGTGGCTGCTGTGCGGCTATATGGCGGTGTTCTCGATCGCCAACGCACTGGACTTCGCCTCCGAGGGCGATCTCAACGCGCTGGTCGCGCTGGTCGTGCACCTGTCGGTGATCGCGGTGCTGATCGCGGCCTGGTCCGAGTTCTACACCCGGGTCCGCAGCGGCGCGATCGTGCGCGCGGTCGGGGTGCTGGCCGGTGGGCTGGCGCTCGGCTGTGTGGCCGGCTGGGGTCTGGTGCAACTGTTCCCCGGCAGCCTGCCCGCCGACGAACAGCGGCCGCTGTGGGCGGTGTCCCGGGTGACCGGCGCCATCCTGGTCAGCAATGACGACTTCGACGGGCATCCGCCGCATCTGGTGAACCTGCTGCTGGGCCTGTTCGGCGCGGTCGCGCTGCTGGCGGCGGTGGCGGTGCTGTTCCGTTCGCAGCGCGCCTCCAATGCCCTCACCGGACTCGACGAATCCGCGCTGCGCGGACTGCTGGAGCGGTCCGACGTCGAAGACTCGCTCGGCTACTTCGCCACCCGCCGCGACAAGGCCGTGGTGTTCGCACCCAACGGGCAGGCCGCCCTGACCTATCGCGTCGAATTGGGCGTCTGCCTGGCCTCCGGTGATCCCATCGGCCAGAAGGAATCGTGGCCGCACGCCATCGACGCCTGGCTCCGGCTGGCCGACCAGTACGGCTGGGCCCCGGCCGTCATGGGCGCGAGCGAACTGGGCGCCACCGCCTACCGGCGCGCCGGACTGTCGGCGCTGCGGCTCGGTGACGAAGCCATTCTGGAGACCCGCACCTTCTCGCTCGCCGGACCGGAGATGAAACAGGTCCGGCAGGCCGTGAACCGGCTCGCCAAACAGGGCATCACCGTGCGCGTGCGCCGGCACAAGGAGCTCGAGCCGGAGGAGATGCGCGAGGTGCTGCGCCGCGCCGACGCCTGGCGCGATACCGAGACCGAACGCGGCTTCTCCATGGCGCTGGACCGCCTCGGCGATCCGCTCGACGGCGACTGCCTGCTGGTCGAGGCGGTCGACGCCGACGACCGCGTGCTCGGCCTGCTGTCACTCGTGCCGTGGGGCCGCACCGGCGTCTCCCTGGATGTCATGCGCCGTGATCGCCAAAGTCCCAACGGCGTCATGGAATTGATGATCTCCAAGCTGGCGCTCAATTCCGAGCAGTACGGCATCACCCGGATCTCGTTGAACTTCGCGGTCTTCCGCGCGGTGTTCGAGGAGGGCGGCCGCATCGGCGCGGGACCCGTACTGCGGCTGTGGCGCGGTGTGCTCATGTTCTTCTCCCGCTGGTATCAGCTGGAGGCCCTCTACCGCTCCAATGTGAAATACCAACCGGATTGGGTGCCGCGCTTCTCGCTCTTCGAGGAACGCCGGCATCTGCCGCGCGTCGCCATCGCCAGTGCGCTCGCCGAAGGCTTCCTGCCGCGGTTCGGCAAGGAGCCCGACGTGTCCGCGCACACCGGTCTGCGCTCCTCGGTGCCGCCGACCATGACCGGCCTGCACGCCGACGGCAGCCTCCCCGACCTCCCGCCGGAGGACCTGGAGGAGTCCGGACCGCGCCGCCCCGAACAGGTGCGGGTGCGCATGGACAAGCTCAAGCGGCTCGAGGATTCCGGCGTCGACGCCTACCCCGTCGCCTATCCGCCCACCCATACGGTGACCGCCGCGCGCAATTCGCCGATGGGCACCACGGTGCGAGTCTGCGGGCGGCTCTTGCGGATTCGCGATTACGGCGGCGTCACCTTCGCACTGCTGCGCGACTGGTCCGGGGAGATCCAGCTGGTCATCGACCGCGGCCGGGTCGGCGCGGATCGCAGCGCGGACTTCGACCAGTTCTTCGATCTCGGCGATCTCATCGAGATGAGCGGTCAGATCGGGCGCAGCCGCAGCGGTGAGCTATCCCTGCTCGCCGCGGACTGGCGGATGCTCGGCAAATGCCTGCACCCGCTGCCCGACAAGTGGAAGGGCCTCGCCGATCCCGAGGCCCGGGTCCGGCAGCGCTACGTCGATATGGCCATCAACACCGATATCCGCGAGGTGATGGCCAAGCGCAGCGCGGTGGTGCGCTCGCTGCGCGACACCCTGCACGGGTGGGGCTTCATGGAGGTCGAGACCCCGGTCCTGCAGCAGGTGCACGGCGGCGCCAATGCCACCCCGTTCACCACCCACATCAATGCCTACGACCTCGACCTGTACCTGCGCATCGCACCCGAGCTGTACCTCAAGAAATTGTGCGTGGGCGGTATGGAGAAGGTGTTCGAACTCGGCCGCGTCTTCCGCAACGAGGGTGTGGACTACAGCCACAATCCCGAGTTCACCATCCTGGAAGCCTATGAGGCGCACAGTGATTACGAACGCATGATGCACGCCTGCCGCCAGCTCATCCAGGAGGCGGCGGTCGCCGCCAACGGCAAGATGGTGGCTATGCGACCGGGTGCGGACGGCACGCTGGCCGAGGTCGACATCTCCGGCGACTGGCCGGTGAAGACCGTGCACGGCGCGGTCTCGGACAAGCTCGGCGAGACCATCACCCCGGACACCGACGAGGACCGCCTGCGGGTGCTGTGCGACAAGGCCGGGGTCCCGTGGCAATTGGGCTGGGACGCCGGGCAACTCGTGCTCGAGATGTACGAGCATCTGGTCGAGTCGGAGACCCAGGAGCCGACCTTCTATATCGACTTCCCCACCTCCGTCTCCCCGCTGACCCGGGCGCACCGCCATATCGCGGGTGTCACCGAACGCTGGGATCTGGTCGCCTGGGGTGTCGAATTGGGCACGGCCTACAGCGAATTGACCGATCCGGTGGAGCAGCGCAAACGCCTCACCGAACAGTCCATGCTGGCCGCGGGCGGCGATCCGGAGGCCATGGAACTCGACGAGGACTTCCTGCAGGCCCTCGAGCACGCCATGCCGCCGACCGGTGGTCTCGGCGTGGGCGTGGACCGGGTGATCATGCTCCTCACCGGGCGCAGTATCCGCGAGACGCTGCCGTTCCCGCTGGTGAAACCCCGGACCGGATAG
- a CDS encoding YcnI family copper-binding membrane protein has product MHISPSRAFGTTVAAAGLTLLTAGVASAHVTVDAPGATQGGYSVATFKVPTESVTASTTKLSVALPNLKSASTEPLVGWTEKIDKNDKGEAVTATWTANPGNPGIAPGQFQRFVLSVALPKQETVSFPATQTYSDGNVVVWDQKNNADGSEPEHPAPTLTLAVGKGGDDDGDGAVAATASDKDTDTTARWLGGVGLALGALGAALGLGSVIRGRKS; this is encoded by the coding sequence ATGCACATCTCTCCTTCGCGTGCCTTCGGCACCACCGTCGCCGCCGCCGGCCTCACCCTGCTGACCGCGGGCGTCGCCTCGGCACACGTCACCGTCGACGCCCCGGGCGCGACGCAGGGCGGCTATTCGGTCGCCACCTTCAAGGTGCCCACCGAATCGGTCACCGCCTCCACTACGAAACTCAGTGTCGCCCTGCCGAATCTGAAGAGCGCCAGCACCGAACCCCTGGTGGGCTGGACCGAGAAGATCGACAAGAACGACAAGGGCGAGGCCGTCACCGCCACCTGGACCGCCAACCCGGGCAATCCGGGTATCGCACCGGGTCAGTTCCAGCGGTTCGTGCTCTCGGTCGCCCTGCCCAAGCAGGAGACGGTCAGCTTCCCGGCCACCCAGACCTACAGCGACGGCAATGTCGTGGTCTGGGACCAGAAGAACAATGCGGACGGCAGCGAGCCGGAGCACCCCGCCCCCACCCTGACCCTGGCGGTCGGCAAGGGCGGCGACGATGACGGCGACGGCGCCGTTGCCGCCACCGCGTCGGACAAGGACACCGACACCACCGCGCGCTGGCTCGGCGGCGTCGGCCTGGCCCTCGGCGCACTGGGTGCGGCACTGGGACTGGGCAGCGTGATCCGCGGTCGCAAATCATGA
- a CDS encoding RNA-binding S4 domain-containing protein: MSDPVEVPIEDDVIRLGQFLKLANLIDSGAEAKTVIAEGLVRVNDEVELRRGRQLFAGDVVLLAGRKVRVAGRRR; the protein is encoded by the coding sequence ATGTCGGATCCAGTCGAAGTGCCGATCGAAGACGATGTCATTCGACTCGGCCAATTCTTGAAACTGGCGAACCTCATCGATTCCGGAGCGGAAGCGAAGACGGTCATCGCCGAGGGACTGGTGCGGGTAAATGACGAGGTAGAGCTACGTCGCGGACGCCAATTGTTCGCCGGAGACGTGGTGCTGCTCGCCGGGCGCAAGGTCCGGGTGGCGGGCCGCCGGCGATAG
- a CDS encoding serine/threonine-protein kinase, which yields MEPAIESDIVGAARSVLTAVSARFAAAWDTAGEPPPLAEYLPAAPELRRLCLIELIKVDLEYRWIHYDFPKRLADYRAEYDELRSGPLPPDLAYEEFHALRRSGRSPGVDIADSGYPTDAGLTRAAWGERDYRSTLIARPRARAALDGIEVGDRVDDFDLLVELGSGAFARVFLARQRSMQRLVAVKVSQNHGTESETLAQLDHENIVRVFDQRLMDERELKLMYMQYLPGGTLSKVLSLVRQRPPRERSGALLLEAVDTAMRDKGGLVPSESAIRSGIAARSWPETVAWLGSRLARALDYASGNGVLHRDIKPANVLLTADGVPKLADFNISFSLHVAGTSPLAYFGGSLAYMSPEQLAACHPQLPDTAEELDGRSDIFALGVVLWELLTGHRPFDDETRAGDSESSLERMLRLRRHDIDSRYLSELPPDCPPTLRRVLLKCLAPQRADRWPTGAALAQQLDLCLDQRARDLVDPPRNSLRARVGPWSLVLLITAASFLGDFLGMLYANLHNGPLWAVWFTPDQQVKLQAVGAGLALFTTPAAIVVTNYLCRRAFIVWRGLRKGRTYDPDTLARARRDTLVDGDRVALLAFLWWVVSAVVAAVSLEVYTDLTPGQLLNLTATLLVSGAVAVAYPFFLVTFFVVRCFYPRLLTHGEIAEDHEALRALGRRCTRYLAVAVAIPLIGVITSLLFLTPDEVPLAIGPIKWLCLAGVLGFLGDYWLFRQLEADLRAFERAVTTRLDFR from the coding sequence TTGGAACCGGCGATCGAGTCGGACATAGTCGGCGCAGCGCGCTCGGTGCTGACGGCTGTCTCGGCACGCTTCGCGGCGGCGTGGGATACGGCGGGGGAGCCGCCCCCGCTGGCCGAATACCTGCCCGCCGCACCGGAATTGCGCCGCTTGTGCCTGATCGAGCTCATCAAGGTCGATCTGGAGTACCGGTGGATCCACTACGACTTCCCGAAGCGGCTGGCCGACTACCGCGCCGAATACGACGAATTGCGTTCCGGGCCTTTGCCGCCCGATCTGGCCTACGAGGAGTTCCACGCGCTGCGCCGCTCCGGCAGATCCCCGGGCGTCGATATCGCCGACAGCGGCTATCCGACCGATGCGGGTCTGACCCGGGCCGCCTGGGGTGAGCGCGACTATCGCAGCACGCTGATCGCCCGCCCGCGGGCCCGCGCGGCCCTGGACGGCATCGAGGTCGGTGACCGGGTGGACGATTTCGATCTGCTGGTCGAATTGGGCAGCGGCGCTTTCGCTCGCGTCTTCCTGGCCCGTCAGCGCTCCATGCAACGTCTGGTGGCGGTGAAGGTTTCGCAGAACCACGGCACCGAATCGGAGACGCTGGCCCAGCTCGATCACGAGAACATCGTGCGGGTCTTCGACCAGCGGCTGATGGACGAGCGCGAACTGAAACTGATGTACATGCAGTACCTGCCCGGCGGCACGCTGTCGAAGGTGCTGAGTCTGGTGCGGCAGCGCCCGCCGCGGGAGCGTTCCGGCGCGCTGCTGCTGGAGGCGGTCGATACGGCCATGCGGGACAAGGGCGGACTGGTGCCGAGCGAATCGGCCATCCGCTCCGGCATCGCCGCGCGGAGCTGGCCGGAGACCGTGGCCTGGCTGGGCAGCCGGCTGGCCCGGGCGCTGGACTACGCCTCCGGCAACGGTGTGCTGCACCGGGATATCAAGCCCGCCAATGTGCTGCTCACCGCCGACGGGGTGCCGAAGCTGGCCGACTTCAATATCAGTTTCAGCCTGCATGTCGCGGGCACCAGTCCGCTCGCGTATTTCGGTGGCTCGCTCGCGTACATGTCGCCGGAGCAGTTGGCCGCCTGCCATCCGCAATTGCCCGATACCGCTGAGGAACTCGACGGCCGCAGCGATATCTTCGCGCTGGGCGTGGTGCTGTGGGAACTGCTCACCGGGCACCGGCCCTTCGACGACGAAACCCGCGCGGGCGATTCCGAATCCTCGCTCGAGCGCATGCTGCGGTTGCGGCGGCACGATATCGATTCGCGCTATCTGTCCGAGCTGCCGCCGGACTGCCCGCCGACGCTGCGCCGGGTCCTGCTGAAATGTCTTGCCCCGCAGCGCGCCGACCGCTGGCCCACCGGTGCGGCGCTGGCCCAGCAGCTCGACCTGTGCCTGGATCAGCGCGCCCGCGATCTGGTGGATCCGCCGCGAAACAGCCTGCGCGCCAGGGTCGGTCCGTGGTCGCTGGTGCTGCTCATCACCGCGGCCAGCTTCCTCGGCGATTTCCTCGGCATGCTCTACGCGAATCTGCACAACGGCCCGCTCTGGGCGGTGTGGTTCACACCGGACCAGCAGGTGAAACTGCAGGCGGTCGGGGCGGGGCTGGCGCTGTTCACCACTCCCGCGGCGATTGTCGTGACCAACTATCTGTGCCGCCGCGCCTTCATCGTCTGGCGCGGCCTGCGCAAGGGCCGCACCTACGATCCGGACACGCTGGCGCGGGCCCGCCGCGACACCCTGGTGGACGGGGATCGGGTCGCGCTGCTGGCCTTCCTGTGGTGGGTGGTGTCGGCGGTGGTGGCCGCCGTCTCCCTGGAGGTCTACACCGATCTGACGCCCGGCCAATTGCTGAATCTGACCGCGACACTGCTGGTTTCGGGCGCCGTCGCGGTCGCCTACCCGTTCTTCCTGGTGACGTTCTTCGTGGTCCGCTGCTTCTACCCGCGGCTGCTCACCCACGGTGAGATCGCCGAGGATCACGAGGCGCTGCGGGCGCTGGGCCGCCGCTGCACCCGCTATCTCGCGGTGGCGGTGGCGATTCCGCTGATCGGCGTGATCACCAGCCTGCTGTTCCTGACCCCGGACGAGGTCCCGCTGGCCATCGGCCCGATCAAATGGCTGTGCCTGGCCGGCGTGCTCGGATTCCTCGGCGACTATTGGCTTTTCCGGCAATTGGAGGCGGATCTGCGGGCTTTCGAGCGCGCGGTCACCACCCGCCTGGATTTCCGCTGA
- a CDS encoding nitroreductase/quinone reductase family protein, producing the protein MSQQFPDRIWGSRTNLLSRIASPFAATKLGSLVIRKLTPLDRKVLQRTGGKYTVLGPIGAPVVLLTTTGRKSGQPRTTPLLYVHDGDTLYVIGSNFGQEHHPAWTGNLLANPAAEIILAGERIPVRATRVSDEAKQQEIFARFEETTQAYTAYRNRTARDLRIFALTR; encoded by the coding sequence ATGAGTCAGCAGTTTCCGGACCGCATCTGGGGTTCGCGCACCAATCTTCTGTCCCGCATCGCCAGCCCGTTCGCCGCGACCAAGCTCGGCTCGCTGGTGATTCGCAAGCTGACGCCCCTGGACCGGAAAGTGCTGCAGCGCACCGGCGGCAAATACACGGTGCTCGGCCCGATCGGCGCACCGGTCGTCCTGCTCACCACCACCGGGCGCAAATCCGGGCAGCCGCGCACCACCCCGCTGCTGTACGTGCACGACGGCGACACGCTGTATGTGATCGGCAGTAATTTCGGGCAGGAGCACCACCCGGCGTGGACCGGGAACCTGCTCGCGAATCCGGCCGCCGAGATCATCCTCGCGGGCGAGCGGATTCCGGTGCGGGCGACCCGGGTCTCGGACGAGGCGAAGCAGCAGGAGATCTTCGCGCGCTTCGAGGAGACCACCCAGGCCTATACCGCCTACCGCAATCGCACCGCGCGTGATTTGCGCATTTTCGCCCTGACAAGATAG
- the rraA gene encoding ribonuclease E activity regulator RraA gives MTESGSVQNQAEVVATADLADEIGPGIRSCDTQFLQFGGQPAFSGRIVTIRCFQDNLLVKQTLGEPGNGRVLVVDGGASIHTALVGDIIAGRGVDNGWAGVIVHGAVRDSAILRTLDIGVKALGTNPRKSTQTGSGERDVPVEFGGVTFVPGEVLYSDHDGIVVRAED, from the coding sequence GTGACCGAATCAGGCAGTGTTCAGAACCAAGCAGAGGTGGTCGCGACCGCAGACCTGGCCGATGAGATCGGGCCCGGGATCCGCAGCTGCGACACCCAGTTCCTCCAGTTCGGCGGGCAGCCCGCCTTCTCCGGACGCATCGTGACCATCCGCTGTTTCCAGGACAACCTCCTGGTCAAGCAGACTCTCGGCGAGCCGGGCAACGGCCGGGTGCTGGTCGTGGACGGCGGCGCGAGCATTCACACCGCACTGGTCGGCGACATCATCGCGGGCCGCGGCGTGGACAACGGCTGGGCCGGTGTCATCGTCCATGGCGCGGTGCGGGATTCGGCGATCCTGCGCACCCTCGATATCGGCGTCAAGGCGCTCGGCACCAACCCGCGCAAGAGCACCCAGACCGGATCCGGCGAGCGCGATGTGCCCGTCGAATTCGGCGGTGTGACCTTCGTGCCGGGCGAGGTGCTCTACAGCGATCACGACGGAATCGTGGTCCGCGCGGAAGACTGA
- a CDS encoding copper resistance CopC family protein: MTRRLLAGLVAGLLVTGFALLGSGVASAHSVPIGSSPDNGAHIDTSPATASVTFNEDLQTSYPSMTVTGPDGNLWSRGQPKVDGQTISIQVGELGPVGDYKIAYRVTSADGHPVSGTRTFTLTKAGTGTPGPKADSSAKSGGGSDGGVPLWVFIVGAVVLFGGGLAFALLGGRGKQRR, encoded by the coding sequence ATGACCCGCAGACTCCTCGCCGGTCTGGTGGCCGGACTGCTCGTCACCGGTTTCGCCCTGCTGGGCAGCGGTGTGGCGAGCGCACATTCGGTGCCGATCGGTTCCAGCCCGGACAACGGCGCGCATATCGACACCTCGCCGGCGACGGCCAGCGTCACCTTCAACGAGGATCTGCAGACCAGCTATCCGTCCATGACGGTCACCGGCCCGGACGGCAATCTGTGGTCCAGGGGCCAGCCGAAGGTGGACGGTCAGACGATCAGCATCCAGGTCGGTGAGCTGGGTCCGGTCGGCGATTACAAGATCGCGTACCGGGTCACCTCCGCGGACGGGCATCCGGTCAGCGGCACCCGCACCTTCACCCTCACCAAGGCGGGCACCGGAACTCCGGGCCCGAAGGCGGACTCCTCGGCCAAATCCGGTGGCGGCTCCGACGGCGGGGTGCCGCTGTGGGTGTTCATCGTCGGCGCGGTGGTGCTGTTCGGCGGCGGCCTGGCCTTCGCGCTCCTGGGTGGGCGGGGCAAGCAGCGCAGGTGA
- a CDS encoding histidine phosphatase family protein, with translation MQLILVRHAQPARVQGVSGPADPDLTAIGAEQAARVPAALAQHRIARVVSSPQLRARETARPTAEKLGLDIAVLDGLAEYDRDLPAYIPIEDAQRDFKDVYDRIKAGYLPDQIDGPAFTARVLDSVASIAATADPADTVVVFAHGGVINVLLQDVLGLERPLTFPIDYCSITRILYSRTGRRTAATVNENAHVWDLLPRNRAGRD, from the coding sequence GTGCAGTTGATCCTCGTCCGCCATGCTCAGCCCGCCCGCGTCCAGGGGGTCTCGGGCCCAGCCGACCCCGATCTCACCGCCATCGGGGCCGAACAGGCGGCCCGGGTTCCGGCCGCGCTCGCGCAGCACCGGATCGCGCGGGTGGTCAGCAGTCCGCAGCTACGCGCCCGCGAAACCGCCCGGCCCACCGCCGAGAAGCTCGGCCTGGATATCGCGGTCCTGGACGGTCTCGCCGAGTACGACCGTGATCTTCCCGCGTATATCCCGATCGAGGACGCCCAGCGCGATTTCAAGGACGTCTACGACCGCATCAAGGCCGGTTACCTGCCCGACCAGATCGACGGGCCCGCCTTCACCGCACGGGTCCTCGACAGTGTCGCGAGCATTGCGGCCACTGCCGACCCGGCCGACACCGTGGTGGTCTTCGCCCACGGCGGCGTGATAAACGTGCTGCTCCAGGACGTTTTGGGGCTCGAGCGCCCGCTGACCTTCCCGATCGACTACTGCTCGATCACGCGGATCCTGTACTCCCGCACCGGCCGCCGCACGGCCGCCACGGTGAACGAGAACGCACACGTGTGGGATCTGCTGCCGCGCAATCGCGCGGGCCGGGACTGA
- a CDS encoding DUF5313 family protein, which yields MPEPATPSFLQRIGYICGRTLPPAMSDWVREDLIGPGATRRYLLRMLLPMIPVLCLFLLVPGPLWMRLAMMALLYLPLIYFTVALTYVFRRNKLIKHGFDPALAETAKRARESGDRQAYEQRHGRG from the coding sequence ATGCCCGAACCCGCCACGCCGTCCTTCCTGCAGCGGATCGGCTATATCTGCGGCCGCACGCTCCCGCCGGCCATGTCGGACTGGGTGCGCGAGGATCTGATCGGCCCCGGCGCCACCCGCCGCTATCTGCTCCGCATGCTGCTGCCGATGATTCCGGTGCTCTGCCTGTTCCTGCTCGTCCCGGGACCGCTGTGGATGCGCCTGGCCATGATGGCGCTGCTCTACCTGCCGCTCATCTACTTCACCGTGGCGCTCACCTATGTGTTCCGGCGCAACAAACTCATCAAGCACGGCTTCGATCCGGCCCTGGCCGAGACCGCCAAGCGCGCCCGCGAATCCGGCGATCGGCAGGCCTACGAACAGCGGCACGGCCGGGGCTGA